A genomic window from bacterium includes:
- a CDS encoding DUF222 domain-containing protein, whose translation MGCEQTPRSAPEGAGGARVREWAALGEWLGSPPLLHKVDLEVLHERLTFMGRARASLAALEADMVAEISRREGDAAAEETLRRTQKRSRAGARKAVKTAAQLEWAPSVAEKLAEGAITPEAAGLILDAAGETPVDHGALLEAAESEPDDLFRRTLKEHVNERTSEQELQRRREGQRRRRRASISEQPDGMFHLFAQFDPLTGNQVRNALLAKADQLFRREDSRDRPTAPQRLADALAELVCNSDPAGAPAGVELIVLADYDQVRDEIADARLADGTRLTEAEALGLGCDAKILPGIFNKHTGDAALGRSQRKIPPWLRKQLVARDGGCIGCGAHHNICQVHHIRHWQHGGQTTLENTCLLCWRCHQIRVHRHGEEVARRPDGRLTLAHPADTPSADPPTRPPPHDRRRHHHTATPDTSHPPPRDGHRPQPTPTTGTDSPDTPHPHPHNPRRASRRGTGRRGAPPSPGVPATLF comes from the coding sequence ATGGGTTGCGAGCAGACACCACGCAGCGCACCGGAGGGGGCTGGCGGTGCGCGGGTCCGCGAGTGGGCTGCTCTGGGCGAGTGGCTGGGTTCGCCGCCGCTGCTGCACAAGGTGGACTTGGAGGTGCTGCACGAGCGGTTGACCTTCATGGGCCGGGCGCGGGCCTCTCTGGCCGCCTTGGAGGCCGACATGGTCGCTGAGATCTCCCGCCGCGAGGGCGACGCGGCCGCGGAGGAGACTTTGCGGCGGACTCAGAAGCGTTCCCGGGCCGGCGCCCGCAAGGCCGTCAAGACCGCCGCGCAGCTGGAGTGGGCGCCCAGCGTCGCCGAGAAGCTGGCGGAGGGGGCGATCACCCCCGAGGCGGCCGGGCTGATCCTGGACGCGGCCGGCGAGACGCCGGTGGACCACGGCGCCCTGCTCGAAGCCGCCGAGTCCGAGCCCGACGACCTGTTCCGCCGCACCCTGAAGGAACACGTCAACGAGCGCACCAGCGAGCAGGAACTCCAGCGCCGCCGCGAGGGCCAGCGGCGCCGGCGGCGCGCCTCGATCAGCGAGCAGCCCGACGGCATGTTCCACCTCTTCGCCCAGTTCGACCCGCTCACCGGCAACCAGGTCCGCAACGCCCTGCTCGCCAAAGCCGACCAACTGTTCCGCCGCGAGGACTCCCGGGACCGCCCCACCGCCCCCCAGCGCCTCGCCGACGCGCTCGCAGAGTTGGTGTGCAACAGCGATCCCGCCGGCGCGCCCGCAGGGGTCGAGCTGATCGTGCTCGCCGACTACGACCAAGTGCGCGACGAGATCGCCGACGCCCGCCTCGCCGACGGCACACGGCTCACCGAGGCCGAGGCCCTGGGGCTGGGCTGTGACGCCAAGATCCTGCCGGGCATCTTCAACAAGCACACCGGCGACGCCGCGCTGGGGCGTTCCCAGCGCAAGATCCCCCCCTGGCTGCGCAAGCAACTCGTCGCCCGCGACGGCGGCTGCATCGGCTGCGGCGCCCACCACAACATCTGCCAGGTCCACCACATCCGCCACTGGCAACACGGCGGCCAGACCACCCTGGAGAACACCTGCCTGCTCTGCTGGCGCTGCCACCAGATACGGGTCCACCGACACGGCGAAGAAGTCGCCCGCCGCCCCGACGGGCGACTCACCCTCGCGCACCCCGCCGACACACCCAGCGCCGACCCGCCCACGCGCCCGCCGCCGCACGACCGGCGCCGACACCACCACACAGCGACCCCCGACACCTCACACCCGCCGCCGCGCGACGGACACCGACCCCAACCCACCCCGACCACCGGAACCGACAGCCCGGACACCCCACACCCACACCCGCACAACCCCCGCCGCGCCTCTCGTCGAGGAACCGGCCGGCGCGGAGCCCCGCCGAGCCCAGGGGTGCCGGCGACGCTCTTCTAG
- a CDS encoding plasmid pRiA4b ORF-3 family protein: MPATIHTLKVTLRDVSPPVWRLLEVPSDMTLGDLSGALVRAMGWEGYHLHVFTADGTAYWPAGNDDWSDYEDEARYRVGDVLPRSRMTMDWEYDMGDSWSHEIAVQSIAPAGSGATLPRCIDGSGACPPEDCGGAWGYADLIDAVDDADHPRHDEAIETLGESYDPSYFRPPERRRG, translated from the coding sequence ATGCCTGCGACAATCCACACGCTGAAGGTCACTTTGCGCGACGTAAGCCCGCCGGTGTGGCGGCTGCTGGAGGTTCCCTCGGATATGACGCTCGGTGACCTGTCGGGCGCGTTGGTGAGGGCAATGGGGTGGGAGGGCTACCATCTCCACGTCTTCACCGCTGACGGCACCGCATACTGGCCGGCCGGCAACGACGACTGGTCCGACTATGAGGACGAGGCCCGGTACCGGGTCGGCGATGTGCTGCCGCGCAGCCGGATGACGATGGACTGGGAATACGACATGGGTGACTCCTGGAGCCACGAGATCGCCGTGCAATCCATTGCGCCGGCCGGTTCCGGGGCGACTCTGCCGCGCTGCATCGACGGCAGCGGTGCCTGCCCGCCCGAAGACTGCGGTGGCGCCTGGGGTTACGCCGATCTCATCGACGCTGTCGACGATGCCGACCATCCCCGCCACGACGAAGCAATCGAGACTCTCGGCGAGAGCTACGACCCCAGCTACTTCCGCCCACCCGAACGGCGTCGCGGATAG
- a CDS encoding SDR family NAD(P)-dependent oxidoreductase produces MGAWTFEGIKLPGYEGRVAVVTGAARNIGRAIAEAMREQGAQVALLDMDWEGEERPDDPGMLALDCDVADEAAVDAAISQVEATFGAPSILVNNAGILGPAGVPNTTLDDWRRVFDVNSTGAFLCIRRVLPAMREARYGRIINVGSNSGKMGSLSGVTAYAASKGAVHTLAKAVAPEVAKEGITVNALAPSMVHSRMTERPNMDQYAALVLVGRMGTPSDVAYAALH; encoded by the coding sequence ATGGGTGCTTGGACGTTCGAGGGGATCAAGCTGCCGGGTTATGAGGGGCGGGTGGCGGTGGTGACCGGCGCGGCGCGGAACATCGGTCGGGCCATCGCCGAGGCGATGCGGGAGCAGGGCGCCCAGGTGGCGTTGCTGGACATGGACTGGGAGGGCGAGGAGAGGCCGGACGACCCGGGGATGCTGGCGCTCGACTGCGACGTGGCCGATGAGGCTGCGGTGGACGCGGCGATCAGCCAGGTGGAGGCCACGTTCGGGGCGCCGTCGATCCTCGTCAACAACGCGGGGATCCTCGGCCCCGCCGGAGTGCCCAACACCACCCTGGATGACTGGCGGCGGGTCTTCGACGTCAACTCGACGGGGGCGTTCCTGTGCATCCGCCGGGTGCTGCCGGCCATGCGGGAGGCCCGCTACGGGCGCATCATCAACGTCGGGTCCAACTCCGGGAAGATGGGCAGCCTCTCGGGAGTCACGGCCTACGCCGCCTCCAAGGGAGCGGTGCACACCCTGGCGAAGGCGGTGGCGCCGGAGGTCGCCAAGGAGGGCATCACCGTCAACGCCCTGGCGCCGTCGATGGTCCACAGCCGCATGACCGAGCGGCCCAACATGGACCAGTACGCCGCGCTGGTACTGGTCGGGCGGATGGGAACCCCCAGCGACGTGGCCTACGCCGCCCTCCATTGA
- a CDS encoding type II toxin-antitoxin system VapC family toxin: MSILLDTNVLLRLTADAGEIGALFKEEVESALPEGGVAVSTVTFVETTRLHHHGRIDLGCHPAVWRRERLQSGLREIPVSGDIAVESVLLMSTGFHNDPADQLIVATAMLEGMRLATTDRWIIDWAQRTRLVPLAEPWADSES, encoded by the coding sequence GTGAGCATCCTGCTGGACACCAACGTCCTGTTACGGCTCACCGCCGACGCCGGAGAGATCGGCGCACTCTTCAAGGAGGAGGTGGAATCCGCTCTCCCGGAAGGCGGCGTCGCCGTCTCCACGGTGACGTTCGTGGAAACCACTCGCCTGCATCATCATGGGCGGATCGACCTGGGATGCCACCCCGCCGTTTGGCGCCGCGAGCGGCTGCAATCGGGCCTCCGGGAAATCCCCGTCAGCGGCGACATCGCCGTCGAGTCGGTCCTGCTGATGAGCACCGGATTCCACAACGACCCCGCCGACCAGCTGATCGTCGCCACGGCCATGCTGGAGGGAATGCGCCTCGCCACGACGGACCGCTGGATCATCGACTGGGCACAGCGCACGCGGCTTGTCCCGCTTGCGGAACCATGGGCCGACAGCGAGAGTTGA
- a CDS encoding type II toxin-antitoxin system prevent-host-death family antitoxin, with amino-acid sequence MTDSTTTSVARTVPAGEFKTTCLRLMDEVQETGREIIVTKHRRPVVRVSPFRPERPKLVGSCVGQLRILADIDSEPAIPADDWDMLADHGTIDRPDI; translated from the coding sequence ATGACCGACTCGACCACGACCTCGGTGGCGCGCACGGTGCCCGCCGGCGAGTTCAAGACAACGTGCTTGCGCCTCATGGACGAGGTCCAAGAGACCGGAAGGGAGATCATCGTGACCAAGCACCGGCGACCGGTCGTGCGGGTCAGCCCGTTCCGACCGGAGCGGCCCAAGCTGGTGGGATCCTGCGTGGGTCAACTGCGCATCCTCGCCGACATCGACAGTGAGCCGGCCATTCCGGCCGACGACTGGGACATGCTCGCCGATCACGGGACCATCGACAGACCCGACATCTGA
- a CDS encoding VOC family protein, translated as MLTDGLDHVAVITNDADRLQRFYVEVFGAIVERDGPEMPGGPRMVILRIGAGTELNVFEIEGNTQADHQTPMFGRGRLDHLGLRAPSIEAFDEIRRRLMAAGATDGFVTDFGPKLSVFFRDPDRMECEVLVANPDAVPGRFNPPGTPAARYQS; from the coding sequence GTGCTTACCGACGGGCTCGACCATGTTGCCGTCATCACCAATGACGCCGATCGGCTGCAGCGCTTCTACGTCGAGGTGTTCGGTGCGATCGTCGAGCGAGACGGGCCGGAGATGCCCGGTGGTCCCCGCATGGTCATCCTCCGCATCGGTGCCGGCACCGAGTTGAACGTCTTCGAGATCGAAGGGAACACGCAGGCCGATCACCAGACGCCGATGTTCGGACGCGGCAGGCTCGACCATCTCGGCCTGCGAGCGCCGAGCATCGAGGCGTTCGACGAGATCCGCCGCCGCCTGATGGCCGCGGGCGCCACCGACGGGTTCGTCACCGACTTCGGGCCGAAGCTCAGCGTCTTCTTCCGTGACCCGGACCGGATGGAGTGCGAGGTGCTCGTGGCCAATCCCGACGCAGTGCCGGGCCGGTTCAACCCGCCGGGGACGCCCGCCGCTCGCTACCAGTCCTGA
- a CDS encoding SDR family NAD(P)-dependent oxidoreductase: MGAWTFEGIKLPGYEGRVAVVTGAARNIGRAIAEAMREQGAQVALLDMDWEGEERPDDPGMLALDCDVADEAAVDAAISQVEATFGAPSILVNNAGILGPAGVPNTTLDDWRRVFDVNSTGAFLCIRRVLPAMREARYGRIINVGSNSGKMGSLSGVTAYAASKGAVHTLAKAVAPEVAKEGITVNALAPSMVHSRMTERPNMDQYAALVLVGRMGTPSDVAYAALFLGSSAASFITAEVMDVNGGYYID; encoded by the coding sequence ATGGGTGCTTGGACGTTCGAGGGGATCAAGCTGCCGGGTTATGAGGGGCGGGTGGCGGTGGTGACCGGCGCGGCGCGGAACATCGGTCGGGCCATCGCCGAGGCGATGCGGGAGCAGGGCGCCCAGGTGGCGTTGCTGGACATGGACTGGGAGGGCGAGGAGAGGCCGGACGACCCGGGGATGCTGGCGCTCGACTGCGACGTGGCCGATGAGGCTGCGGTGGACGCGGCGATCAGCCAGGTGGAGGCCACGTTCGGGGCGCCGTCGATCCTCGTCAACAACGCGGGGATCCTCGGCCCCGCCGGAGTGCCCAACACCACCCTGGATGACTGGCGGCGGGTCTTCGACGTCAACTCGACGGGGGCGTTCCTGTGCATCCGCCGGGTGCTGCCGGCCATGCGGGAGGCCCGCTACGGGCGCATCATCAACGTCGGGTCCAACTCCGGGAAGATGGGCAGCCTCTCGGGAGTCACGGCCTACGCCGCCTCCAAGGGAGCGGTGCACACCCTGGCGAAGGCGGTGGCGCCGGAGGTCGCCAAGGAGGGCATCACCGTCAACGCCCTGGCGCCGTCGATGGTCCACAGCCGCATGACCGAGCGGCCCAACATGGACCAGTACGCCGCGCTGGTACTGGTCGGGCGGATGGGGACCCCCAGCGACGTGGCCTACGCCGCCCTGTTCCTGGGCAGCTCTGCCGCCTCGTTCATCACCGCCGAGGTGATGGACGTCAACGGCGGCTACTACATCGACTGA
- a CDS encoding purine-nucleoside phosphorylase yields the protein MTNARQLAAEAAAQIADRLGGGFDATVVLGTGWDDAVAELGELGTQISVTELAGFPASRVEGHGGTVGAVSAGDRRLLVYRGRVHLYEGNTAAAVTHGVRTAAAAGCGVAVLTNAAGGLQPHYRVGGPVLISDHINLTGASPVEGTEWGTDRFVNLVDTYSPRLRALAAETSPAVPEGVYAGLRGPHFETPAEIRMLRDMGADLVGMSTVLEAIAARHCGLEVLGVSLVTNLAAGMTDEGPSHQEVLDAGAASGVAVGRLLRGVIDRL from the coding sequence ATGACGAACGCGCGGCAACTGGCCGCCGAGGCGGCTGCACAGATCGCCGACCGCCTGGGAGGCGGCTTCGACGCCACAGTCGTACTGGGCACCGGCTGGGACGACGCCGTCGCCGAACTCGGCGAACTCGGGACGCAGATCTCGGTGACCGAACTGGCGGGCTTCCCGGCGTCCCGCGTGGAGGGCCATGGCGGCACCGTCGGTGCGGTCTCCGCCGGTGACCGGCGGCTGCTGGTGTACCGGGGTCGCGTGCATCTCTACGAGGGGAACACCGCCGCGGCCGTGACCCACGGCGTGCGCACGGCTGCTGCAGCGGGGTGCGGGGTGGCGGTGTTGACCAACGCCGCCGGCGGTTTGCAGCCCCACTACCGGGTGGGCGGTCCGGTGCTGATCTCCGACCACATCAACCTCACCGGGGCGTCACCGGTGGAGGGAACCGAGTGGGGAACCGATCGTTTCGTGAATCTGGTGGACACCTACTCGCCGCGCCTGCGGGCGCTCGCCGCCGAGACCAGCCCTGCGGTGCCGGAGGGGGTGTACGCGGGCCTGCGCGGCCCACACTTCGAGACCCCGGCGGAGATCCGGATGCTGCGCGACATGGGCGCCGACCTGGTCGGCATGTCCACCGTGCTGGAGGCCATCGCGGCGCGCCACTGCGGCTTGGAGGTGCTCGGTGTGTCGCTGGTCACCAACCTGGCCGCCGGGATGACCGACGAGGGCCCCAGCCACCAGGAGGTGCTCGACGCCGGGGCGGCCTCGGGTGTGGCGGTGGGCCGGCTGCTGCGCGGCGTGATCGACCGTCTCTGA
- a CDS encoding phospho-sugar mutase, translated as MSDDSGLRAAAEAWLAADPDPGTRAESETLLASAGNDAGATEDLRRLFGERLRFGTAGLRAPLGTGRARMNRVTVRSATAAVMATLPAGARVVIGHDARRNSDVFAADVAAFVAAAGGEALFLGQAPTPVAAHAVVDRGADAAIVITASHNPPEDNGYKLYDAGGAQIVPPADAAVEAHMAAAPLPPRDAPAPSGGGAITEIGPEAIERYLADIAGRLAMSSQPGSPLRVVYTPLHGVGAALLGALFERLGLPAPAVVGSQAEPDGSFPTLTFPNPEEPGALDAAYETADRTGADLIIANDPDADRLAVAVPSGDGWRRLTGDELGALLADCLLRRRAAGGSPEPVLLAASVVSSQLLGSMAADAGVAHAETLTGFKWIARAADGRPERLLFGYEEALGYAVCDAVRDKDGISAAALAVQLAGELRAAGSSLLERLDDLHRRHGVHATGQVTVRFPPAQAAAGPAEITARLREEPPAEIAGRLVASLIDYMTPSVTAASEPPAASGRRDEWIPASAAMTNEQTSNEQTSGPSRALPPTDMLAFGLTGGDRVIVRPSGTEPKLKVYIETVEAATGDDLAAARRRAESRRDLLAEGVRALISRGQAAEPTARMGRSRR; from the coding sequence ATGAGCGACGATTCCGGATTGCGGGCCGCGGCCGAGGCCTGGTTGGCGGCCGATCCCGATCCGGGGACCCGCGCCGAGTCGGAGACCCTGCTGGCGTCAGCCGGCAACGATGCCGGAGCGACGGAGGATCTGCGCCGACTATTCGGCGAGCGGCTGCGGTTCGGCACCGCGGGGCTGCGGGCACCGCTGGGCACGGGTCGGGCCCGGATGAACCGCGTGACGGTCCGTTCGGCCACCGCCGCGGTCATGGCCACCCTGCCGGCCGGCGCCCGCGTGGTGATCGGGCACGATGCGCGGCGGAACTCCGACGTCTTTGCCGCCGACGTGGCGGCGTTCGTGGCGGCGGCCGGGGGTGAGGCGCTGTTCCTGGGCCAGGCGCCCACACCGGTGGCGGCACACGCCGTCGTGGACCGCGGAGCCGACGCCGCCATCGTCATCACCGCCAGCCACAACCCCCCGGAGGACAACGGCTACAAGCTCTACGACGCCGGTGGCGCGCAGATCGTGCCGCCCGCCGACGCCGCCGTGGAGGCGCACATGGCGGCCGCCCCGCTGCCGCCCCGGGACGCCCCGGCTCCCTCGGGCGGCGGGGCGATCACCGAGATCGGCCCCGAGGCGATCGAACGGTACCTGGCGGACATCGCCGGGCGCCTGGCGATGTCATCGCAGCCCGGCTCGCCGCTGCGAGTCGTCTACACGCCGCTGCACGGGGTGGGGGCGGCGCTGCTCGGGGCGCTGTTCGAGCGTCTGGGTCTGCCGGCCCCGGCGGTCGTCGGCTCGCAGGCCGAACCCGACGGGTCGTTCCCCACGCTCACGTTCCCGAACCCCGAGGAACCCGGCGCGCTGGACGCTGCCTACGAGACGGCTGACCGCACCGGGGCCGACCTGATAATCGCCAACGACCCCGACGCCGACCGCCTGGCCGTCGCCGTTCCCTCCGGCGACGGCTGGCGGCGCCTGACAGGCGACGAGTTGGGAGCGCTGCTGGCTGACTGCCTGCTGCGCCGCCGCGCCGCCGGCGGTTCCCCCGAGCCCGTGCTGCTGGCCGCCAGCGTCGTCTCCTCGCAACTGCTCGGGTCCATGGCCGCCGACGCGGGGGTGGCCCACGCCGAGACGCTCACCGGATTCAAGTGGATCGCCCGAGCCGCCGACGGTCGCCCCGAGCGGCTGCTGTTCGGCTATGAGGAGGCGCTGGGCTATGCCGTCTGCGACGCGGTCCGCGACAAGGACGGCATCAGCGCCGCGGCCCTGGCGGTGCAGCTGGCCGGCGAACTTCGGGCCGCGGGCTCCTCGCTGCTCGAGCGCCTCGACGATCTGCACCGCCGTCACGGCGTGCACGCCACCGGACAGGTCACGGTGCGCTTTCCGCCCGCCCAGGCCGCAGCCGGCCCTGCCGAGATCACCGCTCGCCTCCGAGAGGAGCCGCCCGCAGAGATCGCCGGACGTCTCGTGGCATCGCTGATCGACTACATGACGCCATCGGTCACCGCAGCGTCGGAGCCGCCGGCGGCAAGCGGGCGGCGGGACGAGTGGATTCCGGCTTCGGCCGCAATGACGAACGAGCAGACATCGAACGAGCAGACATCCGGACCTTCGCGAGCGCTTCCGCCCACCGACATGCTGGCCTTCGGGCTGACAGGCGGCGACCGGGTCATCGTTCGCCCCAGCGGCACCGAACCGAAACTGAAGGTCTACATCGAGACGGTGGAGGCGGCGACCGGCGACGACCTCGCCGCGGCCCGTCGTCGAGCCGAGAGCCGCCGTGACCTGCTCGCCGAGGGGGTCAGAGCACTCATCAGCCGGGGGCAGGCGGCTGAGCCCACGGCTCGAATGGGCCGGAGCCGCCGCTAG
- a CDS encoding type II toxin-antitoxin system VapC family toxin, translating into MTLVIDASVVVAGLLSSDTDGSWAEAVMNSDRLAAPHLMPTEVAHVLRRESLAGRLPAYEASVAYDQLLGLRTALFAHASVARRVWELRHNLSMYDACYVALAELLQIPLATLDHRLAQAAGPRCEILTLRA; encoded by the coding sequence GTGACGCTGGTGATCGATGCCTCGGTGGTCGTCGCCGGACTGCTGAGCAGCGACACCGACGGGTCCTGGGCAGAGGCCGTCATGAATTCGGACCGACTCGCAGCCCCGCACCTGATGCCCACCGAAGTGGCCCATGTGTTGAGACGCGAGTCACTGGCCGGACGCCTGCCCGCCTACGAGGCCTCGGTGGCCTACGACCAACTGTTGGGCCTTCGCACTGCGCTCTTCGCTCACGCGTCGGTTGCCCGCCGGGTGTGGGAGCTTCGGCACAACCTCTCGATGTACGACGCCTGCTACGTCGCCTTGGCCGAATTGCTGCAGATTCCGCTTGCGACCCTCGACCACCGATTGGCCCAAGCCGCTGGCCCGCGTTGTGAGATCCTGACCCTGCGTGCCTAG